One segment of Panthera uncia isolate 11264 chromosome A3 unlocalized genomic scaffold, Puncia_PCG_1.0 HiC_scaffold_12, whole genome shotgun sequence DNA contains the following:
- the PFN4 gene encoding profilin-4, with product MSHLQNLLLDTLLGTKHVDSAALIKLQERSLSVASPGFSVMPSDVRTLVNGFAKNPLQTRREGLYFKEKDYKCVRADDYSLYAKNENTGVVVVKTHLYLLVATYTEGMYPSVCVEATEKLGEYLRRKGN from the exons ATGAGCCATTTGCAGAACTTACTGTTAGATACCCTCCTGGGAACAAAGCATGTGGACAGTGCAGCCCTCATCAAACTCCAGGAGCGAAGCTTGAGTGTAGCATCACCAGGATTTAGT GTAATGCCCAGTGATGTCCGAACTCTTGTGAATGGATTCGCCAAGAACCCTTTGCAAACCAGAAGAGAAGGACTGTATTTCAAGGAAAAGGACTACAAATGTGTCCGGGCAGATGACTATTCTCTTTATGCTAAGAAT GAAAACACTGGTGTGGTTGTTGTGAAGACCCATCTGTATCTTCTGGTGGCAACTTACACTGAAGGCATGTATCCTAGTGTTTGTGTGGAAGCCACAGAGAAACTGG GAGAATatctaagaagaaaaggaaattaa